In the Urocitellus parryii isolate mUroPar1 chromosome 1, mUroPar1.hap1, whole genome shotgun sequence genome, ACAGGTGGCATTTGCAAAACCAGCAGAATCCTTGTCTGGCAAAGACAGTGAATCTCTAACTCCTGGCCCTCCTCCCTGAGATTTAAAGCAAGTGGAAGAAACTCAAGGAGAAGAACCATAAGAGGCAAGTACTACAAGAAAGGGGGTCAGGTGCTCAGCAAAACTGGCCAACAAGATTACGAAGTATATattatgtgtgtttatgtaaTACAAATACACAGTTCatacaaatttatataaataagtattcAGACACTTAAATTGTCTGGGAGTACAAAATTTCCAATTTCACATCCATGGTTGGTCACATAGATACTGATGCCATAACATGTCTTTTGCCATAAGACCATTAAGAGCACCAGGCTCCTTTTGCAAAATAATTAATGTGAATATTAACTCTGAGAGCACATTTGTTTATCCACTGGCAAGGTTCTGGGCACATTCCTTACTGTGTCtagttgagtctcaccacacctGAGGTCAAGCAGAATGAACAGAAGAGGGGCGCGGAGGGAGGGTCCCTGGGTCCCTGGGTCCCTGGGTGAAGACTCTGGGCTGCTCATGCTTAGGTCCATCAGGGGTCTTTTGAACATTTGGACTCACCAGGATATCAGAGATGTATCAGGATTTTATCCACAAAACCACAGAGACTCACATGGGGTTTGATACCATGGACAGAAGGGGATGAAGCATTTGGTATGAATTTTCCTCAAATGATGTTTTAGAAACGTTCTAAATCTTTAGATAAGGAATGTACTTCTCACATTCCTTAGGATCTCGCCAGAAGCCTTAAAGCAGAGAGGCGGATTCAATTCAGATTTCTATGACAAAAGCTTAGAAATAAGgagttttatttaacttttctccaGTCATTTACTGTCTGTGTTTGCTCACTGTGGTGACTTTTCAAATTTCCAACATTGGTTTACAAACAGCATCATCTATCAAGAAGCCCACATCTTCCAACTCTGGTCACTTCAATATGAACTGCCAATCCCTTTAAGCCACAGTCCCACAGTGGTGAATTATTAATTTCTGGTAAATTCATTTAATTACAAGTAATTTATAAGCCCCAAAGTTACAGACATGTAGGACTTTTCTGGTCAGCATAATCAggtgggtacacacacacacacacacacacacacacaccattcattTCAGCCTGCTGCACAACACTAACCAAAGCTTTCTTGGTGGCCCAGGTGGAGCCTCATAGACATCACCCCCTGGATGACCAACCACACGGGGTGGGAAGATTTCATCCTAGTGGGATTCTTCAGGCAATCCCAACACCCAGCTCTGCTTTGCATGGTCATCTTTATGGTTTTCCTGATGGCCTTGTCTGGAAATGCTGTCCTGATCATCCTGATACACTCCAGTGCCaaactccacacccccatgtacttcttcatCAGCCAGCTGTCCCTCATGGACATGATGTACATCTCCATCACTGTGCCCAAGATGCTCCTGGATCAGGTACTGGGTGTGAGTACCATCTCGGTCCCTGAATGTGGAATACAGATGTTCCTCTATGTGACACTAGCAGGTTCTGAGTTTTTCCTTCTGGCagccatggcctatgaccgctatgtggccatctgccatcCGCTCCGTTACCCTGCCCTCATGAACCACAGGGTGTGTCTCCTCCTGGCATCTGGCTGCTGGTTCCTGGGATCCGTAGATGGTTTCCTGTTCACTCCTATCACCATGACCTTCCCATTCTGCAGATCTCTGGAGATCCAgcacttcttctgtgaagtcccCGCTGTACTGAAGCTCTCCTGCTCAGACACCTCTCTCTATGAGGTTTTCATGTACCTGTGCTGCGTCCTCATGCTCCTCATACCGGTGACAGTCATTTCAGGCTCTTACTGCTTTATCTTGCTCACCATCCACAGGATGAACTCAGcagagggcaggaagaaggccctggccacctgctcctcacacATGATGGTGGTCACTCTCTTTTATGGGGCTGCTATCTATACCTACATGCTCCCCAGATCCAGCCACACCCCAGAGAAGGACATGATGGTGTCCGTCTTTTACACCATACTCACCCCTGTGCTGAATCCTTCAATCTATAGTCTTAGGAATAAGGATGTCATGGGAGCactaaagaaaatgttgaatgtGGGaccagtttttaaagaaaacacagcaTAACAAATTGTTATGATAACCTATTTATATTTACAAGTTCCTTCTTTCTGAGCACCACGGGTTTAGAAATGATTCCCAAGGTGACTCCTCAGATGCTAAGACCACCATGGCGCTTCAGCTCATTTTCACACCTCTTTCAGGAATTGCTCCTTGAACCAGAAAGCTGTTGGGTTTCACCCTCATCCACCCAAAGTGCATTATGCAGTGACATGGTAGCCATGTGGAATCCCACAGGAGCTCCTAACTCCACCTATTCTACAAGAGAAGAGCCATGTTCTCAGAAAACGGTGATGGTAGCATTCAGAGGACAAGGTGtaaaactgagagagagagaagttataGTGTGCTGTTGCACAGAAGGGGGTTACAAATGGCAGGCACACACTGTGTAGTTCAGAAAGGAGAAGCCATGATTTGAACATTCTAAACATCAAGAACTGATCAGCATTTAGGAGACATAGACCTTTAGTGATTTAAATAATACACAATGTATTCAGGCATGGAGACAGCACATGGTGCACCAGTAACACAGATTTGAATGTTATTGTATATCAGTTGAaataatgaagattttaaaaataggttataAAGGAGACAATGTTTAACTGTAGGTGGATCAGAGAATAGGGCATATAGGTGTTCTCTATATTACTGTTTTTCATGTGACTTTCTTGAAAATTTGAAGTTAATTCCAAATAAAGGCTTAAGAGATCAGCCTCCTCTGCCCCTGCTGGTCTTCACTGGCAGTGATAGAGCGTCTTCAAAAACATGCTCATTTCAAATTTCTTATTTGTGCCTGGAATAATCGGTGACTTTTTTTGCTCTTATTAAAGACTACCTTGTTCCACGTGACCATTTCTGAATGCATATACTTAAGGACAGGAGCCTTTTACCGGTAGGTTTGGGTCCAGAATTGCCTAAGGGACCTTGGGAGACATAAATGCAGAGTGAAAGAAAGAAGCAGGAAGTGTCCTTCAGGGGAGAACATCTTGTTTTTATGCAGAGCTGGGATTGAAgtgagggcctcatgcatgctaggcaagctcctGCCACTGAGGACACTTTCATTCCTTGAGTTTCAAAACCATGCAATTTAATAATCAGCTAAGCTAAGGTAGCATATCAAATATTTagtgtttcatttatttgataaacattttaacgctaattaaataaaaaatattctacataatattaaaatatgaatactaCATGGTTGCAGTTCCCAAGGAATTGGAGCTAACATTATGGTTGGACAAGATAGGTGCCTGGAGGTCTGTAACACGCGTGGCTGCACCTGGGGAAGTGCACAAATCAGGCACACGTGGTTTCCACCTGTGACATGTGCTTGCTGTCATGCAAAAGGGACTGAGAGAAGATCCCAGAGCTCAGTGCTGAGGAGAGACGAGGTGTTGTCCTCAGATAACTGCAGGAGCTGGGAGAGGAGGGCAAGGACCTGGGACAGGATACCAGGGGAAAGTGACAGTACAAGCAAAGGCAAAGTTCAGGCAGTTCACAAAGTAGGGGTAGAAAACATATGCATGGtgccttctttcctcccctgcttttattttattattattatttttaaaaagccatgtaatattcatattttaatgttatttagatggaatttttatttaattagcatCAAATGTTCACCAAATAAGTGAAACACTGAATATTTGATACCTTAGCTTACTTGATTATTAAATTGCATGGTTTTAAAACTCAAGGACGGGGAGTGTAACTCcgtggcattgaacccaggagaactgagccacatccccagccctttgtatttttttctttagagagagtctcactatgttgcttagggttTTGCATTATATGCTCAATTATTGTCCTCAGTGACCCAGACTTTGTAAGAGCAGTGAGAAATGATCAGATTTGCACTTTACAAGTGCTGCTTCGGTGGTGGCCAATGGGTGAGAAGCAGGAAGAGAGCATCTGGGAGAGCAGATGGGTGAAGACAGAGAGCTGAAAGGGGCAGGTGAGGGTCCTGGGGAGCTATCTGGGCTGAGCAGGTGTGGGCGTGCCCTTGGTGAGTGTGAGCCCCTACCCCTGGTGCCCAGCATGGAAGGAATCAGTGGTTTGCAAAGTGTGATCTGTTTCCTCTTGGCACACTCCTTTTCAGGGTTTCATGGCTGTGAAACAAGGATCTTGCTGTGTTTTGGAAAAACAGTAGGAAATATCTAATGTTTTGCTGCAGTGAAACTGGAGACACAACATACGTGAGCGTTCTGCATCCCTCTGGTTGCTGGACTGCACTGAAAAGCACAGTCTGTAACACCTAGGCAAAGGGTAGCAAAGCACAATGCAGTGCAGAGTCATAAGTGTCAAagacaagtatttatttattttttttaattttttcaatgtttttgcatatgaagttttatttattacttgAAGATATAGTCTAAAACATTGATTCTATATAATTTTGGCTCTGAAGCAATcacttaaaataacagaaaacacacatggctttatttatttagtaaaaaaaggggggataattaaaaaatggaaaatataacagagaaaatatatatgtatccatatcaTTAATCAAATTAAGTATAAATGGTCTCAATATaacaattaaaaagcaaagattgccagattatatatatatataattacaagcaagtatataaagaaattaacttcaaatatgaataaacaaatgaataattgtAAAAGTATAGAAAACAATAGAAcatggtaaaataaaattatattcatggTAACTATGTAAGTATTAGAAAAAGTAgattgcaaataaaaatattattagagacaaagaaatttatttcataatgataaaataattagtttcataaggaaataagaatcctaaaatttattcatataaactcatatttattcatataaattcatttatataaGTTTCAAAATATATGACACACAAATGGATAGCTTTACAGGTAGAAATAGACAAATCTACAAATAGATGTTTCATTTCAGTATCACTCTTTTACTAATGAATGAAACAAGTACTTCTTATTTGTACcatatcattatattatttttaaaaaatttacagtgAGGAAAAGTATGTCCATACaactataattttgttttactttcagtACATTATTTGATAAATTACAAGACATTCAGTATTGTAAagttaggctttgtgttagatgattttccccaattttcaaataaaagtattctGAATCTATCAGATTGAGATATGGTAGATGTTTTTTAGGTTAtgtgtattaaatatatttttgacttATGAGGTTACATTCATGATATGCCCCCATTGTAAACTGATGAGCatctatattttattgagaaatttggGATCTTATTTCATGAGTGATATTGGTATTTTTTAGTATATCCATGTCAGGTTTTTTGTTAGTGTTTCTTGACACATAAGTTATtctgaaatgtgtttttattttttagagttctttcctcaaaaaaagaaaaaaccaacaaataaatgaactcacactacacctcaaaaacctagaaaaggaagaacaaaacaacagcaaatgtagtagaagacaagaaataattgaaatcagagcataaatcaaagaaattgaaacaaaaaaaaacattgaaaaaattgataaaactaaaagttggttctttgaaaaaataaataagatagacaggtccttagccatgctaatgaagagaagaagagagagaactcaaattactaacgtacgggatgaaaaaggcaatatcacaacagacactatagaaatacagaagataattagaaagtattttgaaaccctatattccaataaaatataagacagTGAAGATATCgttaaatttcttaaggcatatgatctgcccagattgagacaggaagacacacacaatttaaacagaccaataacaaaggaagaaatagaagaagccatcaaaagactaccaaccaagaaaagccctggaccggatgggtatacagcggagttctacaaaaccttcaaagaagaattaataccaatacttttcaagctatttcaagaaatagaaaaagaaggagctcttccaaattcattttatgaggccaacatcactgatcccgaaaccagacaaagacacttcaaagaaagaaaactatagaccaatatctctaatgaacttggatgcaaaaattctcaataaaattctggcaaatcaaatacaaaaacatatcaaaaaacttgggcaccatgatcaagtaggattcatccctgggatgcaaggctggttcaatatacggaaatcaataaatgctattcaccacatcaatagacttaaacacaagaatcatatgatcatcccaatagatgcagaaaaagcatttgacaaagtacagcatccctttatgttcaaaacactagaaaaactagggataacaggaacttacctcaacattgtaaaagttatatatgctaaacctcaggctagcatcatcctaaacgGAGAAatactgaaggcattccctctaaaatctggaacaagacagggatgccctctatcaccacttctattcaatttagttcttgaagtactagccagagcaattagacagacaaaagaaataaaaggcataaaaatagaaaaagaagaaattaaattattgctatttgcggatgacatgataatatacttaacagacccaaaggggtctacaaagaagctgctggagttaataaatgaattcagcaaagtggcaggttataaaatcaacactcataaatcaaaggcattcctgtatatcagcaacaaaacctctgaaatggaaataaggaaaaccactccattcacaatatcctcaaagaaaataagatacttgggaatcaacctaacaaaagaggtgaaagatttatacaatgaaaactacagaaccctaaagagagagatagaagaagatctcagaagacggaaaaatgtaccctgttcatggatcggcagaactaacatcatcaaaatggcgatattacccaaagttctgtacaggtttaatgcgatgccaatcaaaatcccaacggcatttcttatagaaatagataaagcaatcatgaaattcatatggaaaaacaaaagacccagaatagcaaaagcaattctaagcaggaagtgtgaatctggaggtatagcgataccagacttcaaactgtactacaaagcaatagtaacaaaaacagcatggtactggtaccaaaacaggcaggtggaccaatggtacagaatagaggacacagagactaatccacaaagttacaactatcttatatttgataaaggggctaaaaacatgcaatggaggaaggatagcatcttcaacaaatggtgcggGGAAAATTGGaattccatatgcaacaaaatgaaactgaatccctttctctcaccattcacaaaagttaactcaaaatggatcaaggagctagatatcaaatcagagacactgcatctgatagaaaaaaaagttggctacgatctacatattgtggggtcaggctccaaattccttaataggatgcccatagcccaagagtttaTAAcgagaataaacaaatgggacttacttaaactaaaaagtttttctcagcaagagaaacaataaaagaggtaaatagagagcctacatcctgggaacaaatttttacccctctcACCTCAGAtaaagccctaatatccagaatatacaaagaactcaaaaaattaaacaataagatgacaaataacccaatcaacatatgggccaaggacctgaacagacacttctcagaggaggacatacaatcaatcaacaagtacatgaaaaaatgctcaccatctctagcaatcagagaaatgcaaatcaaaaccaccctaagataccatctcactccagtaagattggcagccattatgaagtcaaacaacaataagtgttggcaaggatgtggggaaaagggtacacttgtacattgttggtgggactgcaaattggtaaggcaaatttggaaagcagtatggagattcctgggaaagctgggaatggatccaccatttgacccagctatggcccttctaggactattccctgaggaccttaaaagagcacactatagggatacagccacatcaaagattatagcggcacaattcacaatagctagactgtggaaccaacctagatgccctccaatagatgaatggataaaaaaaatgtggcatctatacacaatggattattatgcagcactaagaaatgacaaaatcatagaattcgcagggaaatggatggcattagagcagatgatgctaagtgaagccaaccaagccctaaaaaacaaatgccaaatgtcttctttgatgtaaagagagcaactaagaacagaacaggaaggaagagcatgaggaaaagactaacagtaaacaaagacgaatggggggagagaaagggagagagaagggaaagcatatggaaatggtaggagaccttcaatgatacacaaaattataagaggttgtgtggggcaagggggagggaaaaaaggggagagaattgaacaacagtagaggaagtagagagggaagatgggaggggaggggaggggggatagtaggggataggaatggtagcagaatacaacagtcactaataggccattatgtaaaaatgtgagtgtgtaacagatgtgattctgcaatctgtatttggggtaaaaatgggagttcaaaacccaattgagtcaaatgtatgaaagatgatatatcatgagcactgtaatgttttgaacaatcaataaagaCAGGTATTTAATGCTCTATCATAAATCTGAAAAAATCAGGATGCTTTTGGAATAAAAAATCATCAGTTTAGATAATGagttgaaattcttttttaatatcctctattgataaaactataaaagaaatgtGGAGAATGGAAAGGTTTTGCTGAATAATATGCAGTATCTAAAACTTAAATCCCTAGACAGATGAATGATTGCTACTCAAAGCTATCTGCACAGAGTCAACTGTTGAAATGCAAGGTCTTTCTCTCCCGCCCGTGCCTGTTTGCAGGGTGAACAGTACCCACACCAGCTGAGAGTGTTCAGACTTCAGTACAAATGCATGTATTTGAACAGGTAATACCATCAAAAGCATGTGGCCAAATGGATTGCTTTCACTTTATGATAATAAGGATTTCTCTATCTTCCAAAGCATGTTAAGGACTTGACTTTGATTCAAGTTCTTTGcctaatttagaaataaatcagtGTACATTAGGTAAAGACACTTgcattattttccacattttttgtttttgtactttctTCAATGTGCTCCAAGGATACAGCTTGACGATATGGAAGCCATTTTCTAGGGATGGCTAAGGAAACCAACTTAAATAGAATTACCTTCCtttaaattgacatttaaaaGCATGATTATGTCTTTTACTATTCTCTTAGGTGATTATTCTGTACACATATGGCTCTGTATCAGTTTGGTGATAGGTTCAAAAGGCCTTCCATGGATAGGAACCCTGAAATTGCATAACAGAAACTTTCCTTTTCCTGGGGACATTTTAAAGAGGTGACCTGAGAGTAGAAGAAGAACTGGAAGGAAGGAGGCAATGCGGCAGGGCAGAGGGCAAGGTGGGCAGAGGGTAGAAGGAGGCTGGACAGGACTAGCCCATGCGGTAAGCATGCATGAAATACTATAGCGAGACTGGAGTAGCATGTTCAATTTATAGTGTTAATAACTAAAACTTTGAAAAGCAAAAAACTGAAGCGCTGACCTACAACATGATTTTCAGCTCTGTAGACTATCATGGGGATGCTGCTGGTTCTGTGCCTAGAAACTGTGTCACAATACATAGGGTGAACTAGAtgtcatttaattaaattaagtTACATAATACTGAATCCATGGCCTCTTCACTGAATATCTACAACAGTTGATTAAAGATGATATTGTCTTGTTATCTAGAAACTCCTCTTTGTGCTAAGATAGAAATAACAGGGATTGCATGGTTTTCCTCCCAACCAGAAACAGCAAAAAGAACACTGAGAATATATTGAACAGCCGTTGTTCAAACATGGGTGATACATTACAGAGAAGAGGAATCTGTGAAAGACTGGGAACAGATGAGATAATCTGCAGCCCAAGAGTTCCCAGGCTGTGGTCCAAATGGGCACGCAGGTGGACCCCAGTGGTCTTACTAACGCAGTGGAGAAGGGGGCATCTGGGATGATCAGAGGAGCAAGACTCATAAAGAGTTTGAGGTCCTTGGGAAGCATCCTCCAGTCTTTAGCTGAAGACCCCATACATGTGAGGAAAAGTTTCAAAG is a window encoding:
- the LOC113177912 gene encoding olfactory receptor 2T29-like, translating into MTNHTGWEDFILVGFFRQSQHPALLCMVIFMVFLMALSGNAVLIILIHSSAKLHTPMYFFISQLSLMDMMYISITVPKMLLDQVLGVSTISVPECGIQMFLYVTLAGSEFFLLAAMAYDRYVAICHPLRYPALMNHRVCLLLASGCWFLGSVDGFLFTPITMTFPFCRSLEIQHFFCEVPAVLKLSCSDTSLYEVFMYLCCVLMLLIPVTVISGSYCFILLTIHRMNSAEGRKKALATCSSHMMVVTLFYGAAIYTYMLPRSSHTPEKDMMVSVFYTILTPVLNPSIYSLRNKDVMGALKKMLNVGPVFKENTA